From the Toxoplasma gondii ME49 chromosome VIIa, whole genome shotgun sequence genome, one window contains:
- a CDS encoding U-box domain-containing protein (encoded by transcript TGME49_280490) yields MQDSPQSSAAACGAAATIGPAKEDHFLQLVLRLTVDATTASTPHCQLYYLKRYAEELTREGKPLKLARADLETILIKRIQDAAKEGTPNVFRFLADCFHRANDEVYSKGLPAALRPGVVQELQRQLVDYSVLLLSCPELFELGDPPPYAMLGEQLTQFVEMGCPLSFFARMVDTLVQQGTETGEDFLGRWFTPTIKSLSERLNLHSMTEYKSAPLNALKFLSSQKAVARLMADPAILLPEFPRRFPVTKPGLFYQENSLLGRLLAQTLLDGPTLKNGRQESLSMKYFAGNQALTTQYLQATVQTLRHDEQNHQEVFLQIVKNLCRGGSDCRHRVVQWYGQILGSNELRAKMSHMLRMTQQQAAESLDPMHSMLLKVQGQTSYGFTLNAFWSLLGLAEPIKMDKLSDLCYFFCLRGDAVAREVLGDLAKDAKLGNEASVSAAEKFCNAKGVLKAETKFPSEVFWLALKAVRVLFNPCMAEFTRILQKFQSVHDQGASPTSPEYRFLVAEILSWRTVILHPKFCSLYWHLVHLGLSWLLRAVYCFNLDGSCRLDEETLSVKPPRLATLVMQSCPPPLQVERQRAARANASGSQSPNHAANASQDVTTPPQFAALPSALVEDLFSSIRRMLELQSVYLSVRSSQGFEQPPIAAMDAELVASACIAVMTASDFFRNVHLRCDGACKTLYFMFLTEGVRDRLESIPVVQEHLVRALTEVFIASERGSYYDRITFRIPIVDLFQKLLVVDNYKEALHRLGSSSPEKFIHMIHLLLNDVSTLVDQAMSALTEIRKRQHEGRDHDEPPQPSATTEGAAAEAAAAAAGASPSRSSSSGTEDEEDEEEDDAGASLEGNAQLRRETWSRLEATTRDLCSLGFNACSLFSLYAKECGAYIIRSSSILPQAVTTLDCCLDHLVGPRCLQLKVNNMESYNFQPKKWLMKVLESYVYLLQADPEGGDSLVAEILKDGRYFQKETVNKAYRIAKREGLMNLKLLEKFQELVKRLSEGKEEDFEIDLDAFPAEYLDPIMADVMTDPVKLPTSNNIMDRKHIERHLMSDPSDPFNRMPLTKDELIPLPELRKEIMDFIATQQKAKAT; encoded by the exons ATGCAAGATTCGCCGCAGAGCAGCGCGGCAGCTTGTGGAGCAGCCGCGACAATCGGTCCCGCAAAGGAAGACCATTTTCTGCAACTCGTTCTTCGACTCACTGTCGATGCAACCACCGCTTCGACTCCACACTGTCAGCTCTACTATCTCAAACGTTACGCGGAGGAACTAACGAGGGAAGGCAAGCCCTTAAA GCTGGCACGAGCCGATTTGGAGACAATTCTCATCAAGCGCATCCAGGACGCTGCCAAAGAAGGCACTCCGAATGTCTTCAGATTCCTGGCGGACTGCTTCCACAGAGCTAATGACGAGGTGTACAGCAA AGGCCTGCCGGCGGCTCTCCGTCCAGGTGTGGTGCAAGAGCTGCAACGCCAGCTGGTGGATTACtccgttctgcttctttcgtgTCCGGAACTGTTCGAACTTGGAGACCCCCCGCCCTACGCGATG CTTGGAGAGCAGCTGACGCAGTTCGTCGAGATGggctgtcctctctctttctttgcgCGCATGGTCGACACTCTGGTGCAGCagggaacggagacaggcgaagactTCCTGGGTCGCTGGTTTACGCCAACCATTAAGTCTCTGTCTGAGAGGCTGAATCTCCACAGC atgaCCGAATATAAGTCCGCTCCCCTCAACGCGCTCAAATTCCTCTCGAGTCAGAAGGCTGTCG CGCGGTTGATGGCTGACCCCGCCATTTTGCTGCCTGAGTTTCCGCGCCGATTCCCCGTGACGAAACCAGGTCTCTTTTACCAAGAGAATTCCCTGCTTGGACGCCTCCTTGCGCAGACGCTTCTTGACGGACCAACTCTGAAAAAC GGGCGCCAAGAGAGTTTGTCGATGAAATATTTCGCGGGAAATCAGGCGCTGACAACTCAGTACTTGCAAGCGACAGTCCAGACGCTCCGCCACGATGAACAGAATCATCAGGAGGTTTTTCTCCAG ATCGTCAAGAATTTGTGTCGAGGAGGCTCCGACTGTCGTCACAGAGTCGTGCAATGGTACGGCCAGATTTTGGGCTCGAACGAACTTCGCGCCAAGATGAGTCACATGCTGCGAATGACGCAGCAGCAAGCAGCGGAATCTCTCGACCCTATGCACTCCATGCTCCTCA AGGTTCAGGGACAAACGAGTTACGGCTTCACGCTCAACGCCTTCTGGTCGCTCCTCGGTCTAGCGGAACCCATCAAGATGGATAAACT GTCGGATCTTTGTTACTTTTTCTGCTTGCGTGGTGACGCCGTGGCGAGAGAGGTCCTGGGAGATCTCGCGAAAGACGCGAAGCTGGGGAACGAGGCTTCCGTCTCTGCGGCGGAGAAGTTCTGCAACGCAAAGGGCGTTTTgaaggcagaaacgaagTTTCCGTCAGAGGTTTTCTGGCTTGCTCTCAAGGCCGTCCGTGTGCTCTTCAA TCCGTGCATGGCGGAGTTCACGAGAATTCTTCAGAAGTTCCAGAGCGTCCACGATCAAGGTGCTTCTCCAACGTCTCCGGAGTACCGCTTTCTCGTCGCCGAAATCTTGTCTTGGCGCACG GTCATTCTCCACCCGAAGTTCTGCTCGCTCTACTGGCACTTGGTGCATCTCGGTCTCTCTTGGCTGCTGCGCGCAGTCTACTGTTTCAACCTTGACGGCTCGTGCAGgctcgacgaagagaccCTGTCAGTCAAGCCCCCCCGTCTCGCGACACTCGTCATGCAG tCTTgtccgccgcctctgcaggtCGAGCGACAGCGCGCAGCTCGAGCGAACGCCAGCGGCAGCCAGTCTCCCAACCACGCTGCCAACGCTTCCCAAGACGTCACCACTCCCCCTCAGTTTGCAG CTCTGCCGAGCGCCTTGGTCGAGGACCTTTTCTCCAGCATCCGACGGATGCTCGAACTGCAGTCTGTCTACCTATCTGTTCGAAGCTCGCAAGGCTTTGAGCAGCCGCCAATTGCCGCGATGGACGCCGAGCTCGTCGCCTCGGCCTGCATCGCTGTCATGACTGCCTCCGACTTCTTCCGGAACGTCCATCTGCGCTGCGACGg CGCGTGCAAGACGCTCTACTTCATGTTCCTCACCGAGGGAGTCCGAGACCGTCTGGAAAGCATCCCCGTGGTGCAGGAGCACCTCGTCCGGGCGCTCACTGAAGTATTTATTGCCTCTGAACGTG GTTCCTACTACGACCGCATCACCTTCCGGATCCCTATCGTAGACCTCTTTCAGAAGCTGCTCGTCGTCGACAACTACAAAGAGGCGCTGCACCGCCTCGGCTCGTCCAGCCCCGAG AAGTTCATCCACATGATTCACTTGCTCCTCAACGACGTCTCCACCCTCGTCGACCAGGCCATGTCTGCGTTGACGGAGATCCGGAAGCGCCAACATGAAG GCCGCGACCACGATGAGCCTCCGCAGCCAAGTGCGACAACGGAGGGCGCAGCAGCtgaggcggcggcggctgctGCAGGAGCGAGCCCAAGTcgatcgtcttcttctgggactgaagacgaagaagacgaggaggaagatgaTG CGGGGGCTTCTTTGGAAGGCAATGCACAGCTGAGGCGGGAGACATGGTCTCGCCTGGAGGCGACGACCCGCGATCTTTGCAGTCTCGGcttcaacgcatgcagccttTTCAGTCTCTATGCCAAAGAGTGTG GCGCGTACATCATTCGCAGCTCGAGCATTCTGCCTCAGGCTGTGACGACGCTGGACTGTTGTCTGGATCATCTGGTCGGACCTCGATGTCTCCAACTCAAG GTCAACAACATGGAAAGTTACAACTTCCAGCCTAAGAAGTGGCTCATGAAAGTCCTCGAAAGTTACGTCTATCTCT TGCAAGCGGACCCGGAGGGCGGGGATTCCCTGGTGGCCGAAATTCTCAAGGACGGGCGTTATTTCCAAAAGGAAACCGTGAACAAGGCC TACAGGATTGCGAAACGCGAGGGTCTGATGAATCTGAAGTTACTCGAAAAATTCCAGGAGCTCGTCAAGCGGCTCTctgaaggcaaagaagaagacttcGAGATCGACCTCGACGCTTTTCCG GCGGAGTATCTAGACCCGATCATGGCAGACGTCATGACGGACCCGGTCAAACTCCCCACGAGCAACAACATCATGGACAGGAAGCACATTGAGAGACACCTCATGTCGGATCCCTCAGATCCTTTCAACAG AATGCCCTTGACGAAGGACGAGCTAATTCCTTTGCCTGAGCTGCGCAAAGAAATCATGGACTTCATCGCCACGCAACAAAAAGCGAAAGCGACCTAA